In one window of Shewanella goraebulensis DNA:
- the rplO gene encoding 50S ribosomal protein L15 → MRLNTLSPAAGSKRAPKRVGRGIGSGLGKTAGRGHKGQKSRSGGGVRIGFEGGQMPLKIRLPKFGFTSRKALVSAEVRLLELAKVNGDVIDLNALKDANVITRNIQFAKIVLSGTIERPVTVKGLKVTKGARAAIEAAGGKIEE, encoded by the coding sequence ATGCGTTTAAATACTCTATCTCCAGCAGCAGGCTCTAAGCGTGCTCCTAAGCGTGTAGGTCGTGGTATTGGTTCTGGTTTAGGTAAAACTGCCGGTCGTGGTCATAAGGGACAAAAGTCTCGTTCTGGCGGCGGTGTGCGTATCGGTTTTGAGGGTGGTCAAATGCCTCTTAAAATTCGTTTACCTAAGTTCGGTTTCACTTCACGCAAAGCTTTGGTTTCAGCTGAAGTTCGTTTACTAGAACTAGCAAAAGTTAACGGTGATGTTATCGACCTTAACGCTCTGAAAGATGCGAACGTAATTACTCGCAACATACAGTTTGCGAAAATCGTTCTTTCAGGTACCATTGAACGCCCAGTGACCGTAAAAGGTCTGAAGGTAACCAAAGGTGCACGTGCAGCTATTGAAGCTGCCGGCGGTAAGATCGAGGAATAA
- the secY gene encoding preprotein translocase subunit SecY: MAKPGLDLKSAKGGLSELKTRLLFVIGAIIVFRAGSFVPIPGIDAAVLAELFAQQKDTILGMFNMFSGGALERASIFALGIMPYISASIIMQLLTVVHPALAELKKEGESGRKKISQYTRYGTLVLGTLQSIGIATGLPSLVPGLVANVGFGFYFVAVVSLVTGTMFLMWLGEQITERGIGNGISILIFAGIVAGLPSAIGQTAEQARQGDLNVLVLLLLAVIVFAVTYLVVFVERGQRRIVVNYAKRQQGRKVFAAQSTHLPLKVNMAGVIPPIFASSIILFPGTLAQWFGQNESMSWLSDFALAVSPGQPLYSLLYATAIVFFCFFYTALVFNPRETADNLKKSGAFIPGIRPGEQTSRYIDKVMTRLTLAGAIYITFICLIPEFMLIAWKVQFYFGGTSLLIIVVVIMDFMAQVQTHMMSHQYESVMKKANLVNKANLDRFGR, encoded by the coding sequence ATGGCAAAACCAGGACTTGATTTAAAAAGCGCGAAAGGCGGTTTATCAGAATTGAAAACTCGTCTCCTGTTCGTGATTGGTGCAATTATCGTCTTTAGAGCCGGTTCGTTTGTACCAATTCCTGGTATTGACGCAGCTGTGTTAGCAGAGTTGTTTGCTCAACAAAAAGATACCATCCTAGGCATGTTTAACATGTTCTCGGGTGGTGCTTTAGAGCGTGCTTCTATCTTTGCTCTTGGTATCATGCCGTATATTTCGGCATCGATTATCATGCAGTTGTTGACTGTGGTTCATCCTGCCCTTGCTGAATTGAAAAAAGAAGGCGAGTCAGGAAGAAAGAAGATCAGTCAATATACAAGATACGGAACGCTTGTGTTGGGTACACTCCAATCAATCGGTATCGCGACAGGTTTACCAAGCCTAGTACCTGGCCTTGTTGCCAATGTAGGTTTTGGTTTTTACTTTGTAGCAGTTGTCAGCTTAGTGACAGGAACAATGTTCCTTATGTGGCTAGGTGAACAGATTACCGAGCGTGGTATTGGTAATGGTATCTCGATATTAATTTTCGCAGGTATTGTTGCTGGTCTACCTTCTGCTATCGGCCAAACGGCTGAACAGGCTCGTCAAGGTGATTTGAATGTACTGGTACTGTTGTTATTAGCGGTAATTGTATTTGCTGTAACTTATTTGGTTGTATTTGTAGAACGTGGTCAACGTCGTATCGTCGTTAACTACGCTAAGCGTCAACAAGGCCGTAAGGTGTTTGCTGCGCAAAGTACTCATTTACCACTTAAAGTTAATATGGCAGGTGTAATTCCACCAATTTTTGCATCCAGCATTATTTTGTTCCCAGGCACACTGGCTCAGTGGTTTGGACAAAATGAGTCTATGTCATGGTTAAGCGATTTCGCTTTAGCTGTGTCACCAGGACAACCGCTGTATTCATTATTGTATGCGACAGCTATCGTATTCTTCTGTTTCTTCTATACTGCGTTGGTATTTAACCCACGCGAGACAGCAGATAACTTGAAGAAGAGTGGTGCGTTCATTCCTGGGATTCGTCCTGGAGAACAGACTTCGCGTTACATTGATAAAGTAATGACCCGCTTGACATTAGCAGGCGCGATATACATTACCTTTATCTGCTTAATTCCGGAGTTCATGTTAATTGCGTGGAAAGTACAGTTCTATTTCGGCGGTACTTCACTACTAATTATTGTAGTCGTAATCATGGACTTCATGGCTCAGGTTCAGACCCATATGATGTCTCATCAGTATGAGTCTGTTATGAAGAAAGCTAACTTAGTTAACAAAGCGAATTTAGATCGCTTTGGTCGCTAG
- the rpmJ gene encoding 50S ribosomal protein L36, with protein MKVRASVKKICRNCKIVKRSGVVRVICVEPKHKQRQG; from the coding sequence ATGAAAGTTCGAGCTTCCGTGAAGAAGATCTGCCGTAATTGCAAGATCGTCAAGCGTAGTGGCGTTGTACGTGTGATTTGTGTTGAACCAAAACACAAACAGCGTCAAGGCTAA
- the rpsM gene encoding 30S ribosomal protein S13, with the protein MARIAGINIPDQKHTVIALTAIFGIGRTRAREICAATSIAEDAKIKELSEAQIDILREEVAKYSVEGDLRREISMNIKRLMDLGCYRGLRHRRSLPLRGQRTKTNARTRKGPRKPIRK; encoded by the coding sequence GTGGCCCGTATCGCTGGCATTAACATTCCTGATCAAAAGCATACAGTCATCGCATTGACTGCTATTTTTGGTATTGGACGTACACGCGCTAGAGAAATCTGCGCAGCTACTTCAATTGCTGAAGATGCTAAGATCAAGGAATTGAGCGAAGCTCAAATAGATATTCTACGCGAAGAAGTTGCCAAATACTCAGTAGAGGGTGACTTACGTCGTGAGATTTCAATGAACATCAAGCGTCTTATGGATCTTGGTTGTTATCGTGGTCTCCGTCATCGTCGTAGCCTGCCTCTTCGTGGGCAACGTACTAAGACCAATGCGCGTACGCGTAAAGGTCCACGTAAACCAATTAGAAAGTAA